In the Streptomyces spororaveus genome, CCCGCACTGCGAGGGCGGTTTCGAGGTCGACCTCTCCGGTGGGCGCCTGGGGGAATCGTGACGTACGCCCTCCCCCGGCTCAGGGAGGAGATCGCGTACATCGCCTACCACTTCCACTGGCAACGCGAGGAGATCCTCGACCTGACCCACGGCGAGCGCCAGGAGTGGG is a window encoding:
- a CDS encoding DUF6760 family protein, which codes for MTYALPRLREEIAYIAYHFHWQREEILDLTHGERQEWVTEIARINTRVNEGG